The Dunckerocampus dactyliophorus isolate RoL2022-P2 chromosome 16, RoL_Ddac_1.1, whole genome shotgun sequence genome includes a window with the following:
- the b4galt4 gene encoding beta-1,4-galactosyltransferase 4 encodes MLHHHRMTAPSKQYEREQLSRHHTAMGICASACKMLRRGKYFFLLLLCLSVLAWITMFSGETVKPVPVSSVAAQILVKPESTHDTPHSWTSVVDNSITPTPVQECPQESPLLEGALKLNFKPSLTLKDVEAENKRVAQGQFEPSYCTARQNVAILIPHRNRERHLLYLLHHLHPFLQRQQLHYAVYVIQQAGDATFNRAKLLNVGYLEALKDYKWDCFIFHDVDLVPENDHNLYICDTQPKHLVVGRNSTGYKLRYKGYFGGVTAMSREQFRQVNGFSNAYWGWGGEDDDLCARVELQKMKIVRPPADIARYTMVFHKRDSGNEVNKDRMKLLGRTPIVWKRDGLNSCSYKTLSVERPPLYVNVTVDIGKPQS; translated from the exons ATGCTTCATCATCACCGGATGACTGCTCCATCCAAACAATACGAGCGAGAACAGTTGTCACGTCATCATACAGCCATGGGCATCTGTGCATCTGCGTGCAAGATGTTGCGCAGGGGGAAGTACTTTTTCCTGCTGCTCCTCTGTTTGTCTGTGCTTGCATGGATCACCATGTTTTCAGGGGAAACAGTCAAACCTGTTCCCGTCTCCTCGGTGGCGGCGCAAATTCTTGTTAAACCGGAGAGCACGCACGATACGCCTCACTCGTGGACGTCAGTGGTAGATAACTCAATTACTCCAACACCTGTACAGGAGTGTCCTCAGGAGTCGCCGCTGCTAG aaGGCGCACTGAAGCTGAACTTTAAGCCCTCCCTGACACTGAAGGACGTGGAGGCCGAAAACAAGCGAGTGGCTCAAGGCCAGTTTGAACCTTCATACTGCACGGCCAGGCAGAACGTGGCCATCCTTATTCCCCATCGCAACCGAGAGCGGCACCTCCTCTACCTGCTGCACCACCTGCACCCCTTCCTGCAGAGGCAGCAACTCCACTATGCAGTTTATGTTATCCAGCAG GCTGGTGATGCCACTTTTAACCGTGCCAAATTACTCAACGTGGGTTACTTAGAGGCACTTAAGGACTACAAATGGGACTGTTTCATTTTCCATGATGTGGACTTGGTTCCTGAAAACGACCACAATCTCTATATCTGCGATACTCAACCCAAACACCTGGTGGTCGGGCGCAATTCCACCGGATACAA GCTGCGTTACAAAGGCTACTTTGGAGGCGTAACAGCCATGAGCAGAGAGCAGTTCCGTCAAGTCAACGGCTTTTCAAACGCGTACTGGGGTTGGGGTGGAGAAGACGACGACCTCTGTGCCAG GGTGGAGCTCCAGAAAATGAAGATTGTACGGCCGCCTGCTGACATTGCCCGATACACAATGGTATTTCACAAACGGGACAGCGGCAATGAAGTCAACAAAGACAG GATGAAGCTTTTGGGACGGACACCTATTGTATGGAAAAGGGATGGACTCAATAGCTGCTCATATAAGACCTTGTCAGTGGAGAGGCCGCCGCTTTATGTCAATGTGACCGTGGACATTGGGAAGCCACAGAGCTGA